From the Osmerus eperlanus chromosome 19, fOsmEpe2.1, whole genome shotgun sequence genome, one window contains:
- the LOC134040022 gene encoding ferroxidase HEPHL1-like: MARSLKCSSLFAQLAQPYGGAKAVNGFVYGNLPGLQLCSGDRVVWYTFGLGTETDIHGIYFQGNTFQKQGTTRDTLKLFPHTTATVTMNARRAGVYEVNCRVTDHYMAGMRQQYSVAECPGRNHTHTLAHTRPSAVVQFFISAEEVEWDYSPSRSWELEKHQATLDNSPGNIFVGKGERQIGSRYKKAVYREYTDATFRTQRKRQADQKHLGIMGPIIRAEVGEQILITFRNHASRPYSIYAHGIETSDTRIPVEPGFMTEFRWDVPEGSGPGLSDPNCISYIYYSPVDFIKDLFSGLLGPLVVCRKGTLSGLGAGGRGGDRRRTDAQREFALLFLVFDENQSWYLEDNIRTYLDTNPYNFTSDDSFTESNMMHGINGQLYGNLKGLVMTRGELVDWYLVGMGNEKDIHTVHFHAETFTYKTDHIHRADVFDLFPGTFQTIEMVAGNPGTWLLHCHVSDHIHAGMETTFTIRANSSQG; encoded by the exons ATGGCGCGCAGCCTTAAGTGCTCCTCACTTTTCGCACAACTTGCTCAACCTTATGGTGGCGCTAAAG CAGTGAATGGGTTTGTGTACGGGAACCTTCCTGGGCTGCAGCTGTGCTCCGGGGACAGAGTTGTGTGGTACACCTTTGGTCTGGGAACCGAGACAGACATCCATGGGATTTACTTCCAGGGAAACACCTTCCAAAAGCAGGGCACAACCCGGGACACACTCAAACTGTTCCCTCACACTACGGCTACTGTGACTATGAATGCAAGGAGAGCTG GTGTGTATGAGGTGAACTGCAGGGTGACGGACCATTACATGGCTGGGATGAGACAGCAGTACTCTGTGGCGGAGTGCCCTGggaggaaccacacacacacgctggcacaCACGCGTCCCTCGGCCGTGGTCCAGTTCTTCATCAGCGCCGAGGAGGTGGAGTGGGACTACTCACCTTCCCGCTCCTGGGAGCTGGAGAAACACCAAGCCACCCTGGACAACAG TCCAGGAAACATCTTCGTGGGCAAAGGTGAGCGGCAGATAGGGTCTCGCTATAAGAAAGCTGTTTACAGAGAGTACACTGATGCCACCTTCAGGACACAGAGGAAACGACAGGCAGACCAGAAACACTTGGGAATCATGG GCCCCATTATCAGGGCAGAAGTTGGGGAGCAGATTCTAATCACCTTCAGGAACCATGCCAGTCGGCCCTACTCTATCTATGCCCATGGCATTGAGACCAGCGACACACGCATTCCTGTCGaaccag GCTTCATGACAGAGTTCCGGTGGGATGTCCCTGAGGGGTCCGGCCCAGGGCTCTCTGACCCTAACTGCATCTCTTACATCTACTACTCCCCTGTGGATTTCAtcaag gacctgTTCAGTGGTCTGCTGGGGCCCTTGGTGGTGTGCAGAAAGGGGACTCTGAGtggtctgggggctgggggacgggggggggacaggCGGAGGACAGATGCCCAGCGGGAGTTCGCTCTGCTCTTCCTGGTGTTCGACGAGAACCAGTCCTGGTACCTGGAGGACAACATCAGGACCTACCTCGACACCAACCCCTACAACTTCACCTCGGACGACAGCTTTACGGAGAGCAATATGATGCATg gTATAAACGGTCAACTGTACGGTAACCTGAAAGGCTTGGTCATGACCCGTGGGGAGTTGGTAGACTGGTACCTTGTGGGCATGGGGAATGAGAAGGACATTCATACGGTTCACTTCCACGCCGAGACCTTCACATACAAG acggaCCACATCCACCGTGCAGATGTGTTTGACCTGTTCCCAGGAACGTTCCAGACCATCGAGATGGTAGCCGGTAACCCTGGAACGTGGCTGCTTCACTGTCACGTTTCAGATCATATCCACGCTGGCAT